From a single Xyrauchen texanus isolate HMW12.3.18 chromosome 26, RBS_HiC_50CHRs, whole genome shotgun sequence genomic region:
- the LOC127620016 gene encoding nuclear receptor subfamily 1 group D member 2-like translates to MDSTKSGRVIAYISSSSSASSPESFHSDSSNSSYQSCSSPSRQQAEALPVAPQSRPPRHGGGKSRSPSTAKSGITNINGLVLLCKVCGDMASGFHYGVHACEGCKGFFRRSIQQNIQYKKCLKNESCPIMRINRNRCQQCRFKKCLLVGMSRDAVRFGRIPKREKQRMLLEMQNAMNNMMNNSHGNQPLPLSNKNERASEDSGSGHSSRSSSTAPRSNQSEPSHDPEPLVTMDTSPNSDSSSAMDSREEEVIGTVTRPHQDTFMYNQDQSSVPSEAPNNYSHCTKEAWNQQINASSVTNHNPPLSCGPQGPEVSSRDFNTQSSCPIKPHNSSSEEASLQNFSFRAQNNNESHVSGSYSVPPCTWGNRMHLVCPMNTSPYVDPQKLGHSIWEEFSMSFTPAVREVVEFAKRIPGFKDLSQHDQVSLLKAGTFEVLVVRFTSLFDVKERTVTFLSGRKYSVDVLRSMGAGDLLNSMFDFTEKLRALNLSEEEMSLFTAVVLVSADRSGLENVNSVEALQETLIRALRSLITKNHPNEIAIFTKLLLKLPDLRSLNNMHSEQLLAFKVHP, encoded by the exons ATGGATTCCACAAAGTCTG GTAGGGTAATAGCATACATCAGCTCTTCGAGCTCGGCCTCCAGTCCAGAGTCATTCCACAGTGACTCCTCCAACAGCAGCTATCAGTCCTGCTCTTCACCCAGCCGCCAGCAGGCCGAGGCCCTTCCTGTGGCCCCTCAGTCCCGCCCACCCAGGCATGGTGGAGGGAAGTCACGATCACCCTCCACTGCCAAAAGTGGCATTACAA ATATTAACGGTCTGGTGCTCCTTTGTAAAGTGTGTGGAGATATGGCGTCGGGATTTCATTACGGCGTTCACGCCTGTGAGGGATGTAAG GGTTTCTTCAGGAGAAGCATTCAGCAGAACATTCAGTATAAGAAGTGCCTTAAGAATGAGAGCTGCCCCATCATGCGCATCAACAGGAACCGATGCCAGCAGTGCCGTTTTAAGAAGTGTCTGCTTGTGGGCATGTCCAGAGATG CTGTGCGTTTCGGCCGCATTCCCAAACGAGAGAAACAGCGCATGCTGCTGGAGATGCAGAATGCCATGAACAACATGATGAACAACAGCCATGGCAACCAGCCCCTGCCACTAAGCAACAAGAATGAAAGAGCATCAGAGGACAGTGGCTCAGGCCACTCCTCACGCTCCTCCTCCACTGCCCCCAGGAGCAACCAATCCGAGCCCAGCCATGACCCCGAGCCATTGGTTACCATGGATACAAGCCCAAACTCAGACTCCTCCAGTGCCATGGACAGCAGGGAGGAAGAGGTCATTGGTACAGTAACAAGGCCACACCAGGATACGTTCATGTACAATCAGGATCAGAGCAGCGTGCCTTCAGAGGCCCCGAACAACTACAGCCACTGCACAAAGGAAGCCTGGAACCAGCAGATCAATGCATCCTCAGTGACCAATCACAACCCGCCATTGAGTTGTGGTCCGCAGGGGCCTGAAGTGTCCAGCCGAGACTTCAATACTCAGAGCAGCTGCCCCATCAAACCACATAACAGCAGCTCTGAAGAGGCATCTCTGCAAAACTTCTCCTTTAGAGCTCAAAATAACAATGAATCACATGTCAGTGGCAGCTATAGTGTCCCGCCATGTACTTGGGGGAACAGGATGCACCTG GTGTGTCCCATGAACACATCACCCTACGTGGACCCTCAGAAGTTGGGTCACAGTATCTGGGAGGAGTTCTCCATGAGCTTCACCCCAGCAGTCAGGGAGGTGGTGGAGTTTGCCAAGCGCATTCCAGGATTCAAAGATCTGTCCCAGCATGACCAGGTCAGCCTGCTCAAGGCCGGGACTTTTGAG GTGCTAGTGGTGCGCTTTACGTCGCTATTTGATGTGAAGGAGCGCACCGTTACGTTTCTGAGTGGCAGGAAGTACAGTGTGGATGTGCTGCGCTCAATGGGTGCTGGTGACCTCCTCAACTCAATGTTTGACTTCACTGAGAAGCTGCGAGCTCTGAACCTCAGTGAGGAGGAGATGAGTCTCTTCACAGCCGTAGTGTTGGTGTCAGCAG ATCGTTCTGGTCTTGAGAACGTTAACTCGGTTGAGGCGCTTCAGGAGACTCTGATCCGAGCTCTGCGCAGCTTGATCACGAAGAACCATCCCAACGAGATCGCCATCTTCACCAAACTGCTCCTTAAACTGCCTGACCTGCGCTCCCTCAACAACATGCACTCGGAGCAGCTCCTGGCCTTCAAGGTCCACCCCTGA